A window of the Xylanivirga thermophila genome harbors these coding sequences:
- a CDS encoding ISLre2 family transposase, producing the protein MYTISLNDSGLDFKTLEQKIYRTVCEVACDVLKDVLEILDKMLMATRDIDKYRHKGIKKTHIHTVMGVIDYERRIYEYYNEDGKKQYVYLLDQYLKNETIGHVSTNLAEKIVERALEESYRKTAQAMESTTNSNLSHTTAWNVIQKVGLKLNEKEQHLVDRYEHGKLNGDREVDVLFQEADGVWLSMQGKDRPKKGSKKEMKVAINYEGFEKREGQKEGYQVHNKTACAGFNKSQDFKKLWEAKVAEQYNVDEIKVRIVNGDGDPWIKPDLGQDGVHFQLDPFHISREVLRKVPDKKQARKLNKLLKKGKADESFRYLTDLLIEYNQDEDKFKKLEELYNYLSNNREGLIPYRLRGLKLPELPDGLTYRGMGTMEGNVCDMITLRMKNRKMSWSEEGANNLAKLLAARASGTLYEELDGVFDGAVSEKMLDEMIEIVQLSAAQANRKPKKSNIYPIHSAPMPYEGQPLTEGRKAIRNLVENRVVSDLNFLY; encoded by the coding sequence ATGTATACCATAAGTTTAAACGATAGCGGATTAGATTTCAAGACCTTGGAGCAGAAAATTTACAGGACTGTTTGTGAAGTTGCATGTGATGTATTAAAAGATGTGCTGGAGATTCTGGATAAAATGCTTATGGCGACACGGGATATAGATAAATATCGGCATAAGGGTATAAAAAAGACCCATATCCATACTGTGATGGGTGTTATAGATTATGAGAGAAGAATCTATGAATACTACAACGAAGATGGAAAGAAGCAATATGTATATTTATTAGACCAATACTTAAAAAATGAGACTATTGGGCATGTTTCTACTAACCTAGCAGAGAAAATAGTTGAAAGGGCACTGGAGGAATCGTACCGGAAAACAGCCCAAGCAATGGAGAGTACGACTAATTCGAATCTAAGCCATACAACAGCATGGAATGTTATACAGAAAGTGGGGTTAAAGCTTAATGAGAAGGAGCAGCATCTTGTTGATAGATATGAGCATGGTAAGTTAAACGGCGATCGTGAAGTAGATGTACTATTTCAGGAAGCAGACGGTGTTTGGCTCTCCATGCAGGGCAAGGATAGACCCAAAAAGGGTAGCAAGAAGGAAATGAAGGTTGCTATTAACTATGAAGGTTTTGAGAAGAGAGAGGGCCAGAAGGAAGGATATCAGGTTCATAACAAGACTGCTTGTGCGGGGTTTAATAAAAGTCAGGACTTTAAAAAGTTATGGGAAGCTAAGGTAGCTGAGCAGTATAACGTAGATGAGATCAAAGTAAGAATTGTTAATGGTGATGGTGACCCTTGGATTAAGCCTGATTTAGGTCAGGATGGTGTCCATTTTCAGCTGGATCCTTTTCATATTTCCCGTGAGGTTTTAAGGAAAGTGCCTGATAAAAAACAGGCAAGGAAATTAAATAAATTACTAAAGAAAGGTAAAGCAGACGAGTCCTTTAGATACTTAACTGATCTATTAATAGAATATAATCAAGATGAGGATAAGTTTAAAAAACTTGAGGAATTGTATAATTATTTATCCAATAATCGTGAGGGGCTTATACCCTATAGATTAAGGGGTTTAAAGCTGCCTGAATTACCCGATGGACTTACTTATAGGGGTATGGGAACGATGGAGGGCAATGTATGCGATATGATTACCTTACGGATGAAGAATCGGAAGATGAGCTGGTCCGAAGAAGGTGCTAACAATCTAGCCAAGCTATTGGCCGCTAGAGCTAGTGGTACACTTTATGAGGAGCTAGATGGAGTATTTGATGGTGCAGTATCAGAGAAGATGCTAGATGAAATGATAGAGATTGTACAGCTATCAGCTGCACAGGCTAA
- the lysA gene encoding diaminopimelate decarboxylase, with protein MKFYYTVSTNFYGNTNPEELILKYGSPLYVYNEHILRQRCRDMVRLVDYPHFKAGYSVKANSNIHLLKVILEEGLNADAMSPGEIFLLLKAGFNPNQILYVSNNVSVDEMKFAVDNNITVSIDSLSQLELFGRTFPGSNVAIRFNPGIGAGHNEKVITGGKKTKFGVNIDLVPQVKDILKRYKLKLIGINQHIGSLFMEGEPYLKGAKSILDTAKHFDDLDFVDLGGGFGIPYHKQQGEKSLNIDYLRHELNILIDRWVKDYGKEITFKTQPGRYVIAECGVLLGRVHAIKQNSSTVYVGTDIGFNNLMRPVLYDSYHELEIYRKGNIINSDEVSPVTIVGNICESGDIIAKNRPMPPLCEEDIIGVMDTGAYGYSMSSNYNSRLKPAEVLINENGEDILIRRRDTLEDLIRNFC; from the coding sequence ATGAAATTCTATTACACTGTATCCACCAATTTTTATGGCAATACTAATCCAGAAGAATTAATCTTAAAATATGGAAGTCCCCTCTATGTATATAATGAGCATATACTCAGACAACGTTGTCGGGATATGGTACGGCTTGTAGATTATCCACATTTTAAAGCCGGATATTCAGTAAAGGCCAATTCAAATATACATTTACTTAAAGTAATTTTAGAAGAAGGTCTAAATGCCGATGCCATGTCCCCAGGGGAGATATTTTTACTGTTAAAAGCAGGCTTTAATCCAAACCAGATACTGTATGTGAGCAATAACGTATCGGTAGATGAAATGAAATTTGCAGTGGATAATAATATCACTGTCAGTATAGATTCACTTAGTCAACTTGAACTTTTTGGCCGGACCTTCCCGGGGAGCAATGTAGCCATACGCTTTAATCCAGGCATAGGAGCTGGACATAATGAAAAGGTAATAACAGGTGGAAAAAAAACTAAATTTGGCGTTAATATAGATTTAGTACCTCAGGTAAAGGATATATTAAAAAGGTACAAGCTTAAACTTATAGGTATAAACCAGCATATTGGATCGCTGTTTATGGAAGGAGAACCTTATCTTAAAGGAGCAAAATCCATATTAGATACTGCAAAACATTTTGACGATCTTGATTTTGTTGATCTTGGAGGTGGATTTGGCATCCCCTATCACAAACAGCAAGGAGAAAAATCTTTAAATATTGATTATTTGCGTCATGAGCTGAATATACTGATAGATAGATGGGTAAAAGACTACGGAAAGGAAATAACCTTTAAAACGCAGCCTGGCAGATATGTAATTGCCGAGTGTGGCGTACTATTAGGTAGAGTCCACGCTATAAAGCAAAATAGTAGTACTGTTTATGTAGGTACTGATATTGGATTTAATAATCTTATGCGCCCGGTATTATATGATTCCTATCATGAACTTGAGATCTATAGGAAAGGTAACATTATAAATTCAGACGAAGTATCTCCTGTTACTATAGTAGGTAATATATGTGAAAGTGGGGATATAATCGCAAAAAATAGACCTATGCCACCTTTATGCGAAGAAGATATTATAGGCGTTATGGATACAGGTGCATACGGCTATTCCATGTCCTCAAATTACAATAGTAGATTAAAACCAGCAGAAGTACTTATAAATGAAAATGGTGAAGATATCCTTATACGCAGGCGAGACACCTTAGAAGACCTTATTAGAAACTTTTGTTAG
- a CDS encoding glycerophosphodiester phosphodiesterase: protein MSIIIAHRGASGYAPENTIPAFKKALEMGAEGIELDVHLTKDGELVVIHDPVINRTSNGQGMIKDFTLDELKGFDFGSWFSDEFAGATIPTLEEVLCLIKGWNGLLNIEIKSGPIIYPDIERKLLDMVEKYDFKDKVIFSSFNHYSLKDIKAMDGDVKIGLLYACGMVEPWRYAMQLNADALHPSYYNIIPEMVKGCKEHGIKLNPYTINDKKDMELMIKAGVDGIITNYPDVALDVKRQMCS from the coding sequence ATGTCAATTATAATCGCCCATAGAGGTGCATCAGGCTATGCACCTGAAAACACAATACCTGCATTTAAAAAAGCTTTGGAGATGGGAGCTGAAGGTATAGAATTGGATGTTCATCTAACCAAGGACGGAGAATTAGTGGTAATACATGATCCTGTCATAAATCGTACTAGCAATGGTCAGGGTATGATAAAGGATTTTACGTTGGATGAGCTTAAAGGTTTTGATTTTGGAAGCTGGTTTTCTGATGAGTTTGCTGGGGCTACCATCCCCACACTGGAGGAGGTGCTATGCCTAATAAAGGGTTGGAATGGCCTTTTAAACATCGAGATAAAGAGTGGGCCTATAATATATCCAGATATTGAAAGAAAACTCCTTGATATGGTAGAAAAATATGATTTTAAGGATAAGGTTATATTTTCCTCATTTAACCATTACAGCCTAAAGGATATAAAGGCTATGGATGGTGATGTGAAAATAGGACTTCTTTATGCATGTGGTATGGTGGAGCCTTGGAGATATGCCATGCAGCTAAATGCAGATGCCCTTCATCCATCCTATTATAATATAATCCCCGAGATGGTAAAGGGATGTAAGGAACATGGTATAAAACTAAATCCATATACCATAAATGATAAAAAGGATATGGAGCTTATGATAAAGGCGGGAGTAGATGGTATTATAACAAATTATCCTGATGTAGCCCTTGATGTAAAAAGGCAGATGTGTTCTTAG